TCAATTTTCTGTTGCAGGCTTTTGCACCATCAAAGTGTTGTCCAGATTCACAAACTCCCCTCCATCGAGAGGGGATTGGCCCCAGATTTTCATCATTGAAAACTTCTAATTCTGGCCATATCCCTGCTTATTACTTAAAAGAGATTTAATCAGTAGCTGTTTCACAGTGCAAACAGGGATGAGTGGTAGAGACGAGAAGCAGACCTGTATCAAGGAGACCGATGATAACACCATTTCCCATTTTGCTTTTATTCAGAAGATTGGACAAGGAGGTGGAAGAGAGTCCAAGGTAATCCCAGCTTCTGGTTGTTTGAACCTTATAAAATCGATTGCGTGTGACATGAATCACACCTGGTAACTCTATGACCACAACACAAAATCTAGGATTAAAAGCTTTCCACTCCATCAAAGATTCAACAATCTCACCTTTTTTAGTTAAAGATGGTGTTATCTATATATGCTAAGTTATGACTTTGTGTGATCACTCATCATATATTCAAACATAAACTTCTGTTCTGTTCTTCACGTTCATGCATGTTATTTCTGAGTTTATCATGTGGTATGATTCTTTATCTTTAGCTAAACGATTGGCTTGTTAAAATAGAGTCTTTTTAATAACTTgttaatatttcttttgtttacaTTATTTTGCTATAACATTAATCTAACTTtgttataataacttgaccatttGTATACCATTGCATGAGGATGTTTCAAATATAGATATTGTTGGTACGTGGGAATTGATGTTGACACATCTCATATAGGAATATGGTGCAATAATTGTTTGGCGGTTTTTTACTACCAATATACTCGACATCAATTCACAACAAATTTTATTGATGGTCCTTAAATCAAATAAGTGAATATTTGAGATTAATACAAGTATTTTGGTGATCAATTCCAACTCATAATcagtaattttatatacattcatTTCCTTTGCTaccattatttatattattaaattttaaataacatttattttaatatttataatatttttatatgacagaaaacaaaacaaaagcacATTATAATTTTAAACCTTCTCAAATATATTCCTCACAACTTCAATCTTAAACAAATTTGGTGATCACGTGAAAAATAATTTgtcaacttttgaaaaatatccATGGAATATGAACAAGGAACTCATCCCTTCTTGACAAAATTAGAaattcttcccttttttttacccaaaccaattgatttaccttttaaaaaagtttaacttgtaaattggtatctaaattatatcattttttcattttggtaccTAATTTTTTGTCATAAGTGGTacttaaactatttcactttcCAAGTTGATACCTCAGTCAAACCATTaagtctatttttttttaaaaaaataaaggcttAACTCACAAATTGATACCTAAACTAtgcatttttctcattttgataCCTAAACTATGACTGCGTGATGATTAGCTAAAAAGGAGGATGGTGTCGTCGATGTGTCAGACTAACAAACGACTAATTCTTGCAATTAATTCCCCCCATCccattttttgtaattaattattttttatattatttttttaaaaaaaaggccTTTAAAtgtatatcatttaaaattaggCACTTTCACAAAGCACTTTTTTAAAGTAATGAGAAACTaagcctaaatttattttttaaaagataaccaattaaaattgacacatggaaaaaaatagacaaaaaaatcattttctattttatatatatatatatatatatattcttttttctttagtttttttcttcaGAACCAAACCGATGGTCAAACCAATTAGGCCACCAATAATCAATTCTATCAATTCGTctaatttcatcaaataaatgattaaaattcataaaaaaaaatagaggaatCAGTTCAATAGTTGTTTTTAGCTTGATACAATCAGTCCATATCGATTTACGAGTCAACCAGTATCCCAACCGCCGTCCAATTCTGAAAATACTAGTTTTGATCGATGACATAACTTTTTTGATCCCATTAGGTCGAGCAAATAGGCAATGaagttcaaaaacaaaattaatcgCCAGCATCTTAACCTCAAGAGGGAAATTTTCAAGCGTTGCTGGTATTGTCAAACATtataaaggaagaagaaacaaaaggggGATAAAGAGAGAAAtagtgtaaaaagaaaaaaagggaaataaaagagttaatttcaaatataacattttggtgTAAAATGAGTACTAAAAGAATAGCTTAGGTACCActtgtgacaaaaaaaataaaggtttaggtaccaatttgagaaaaatgataTAGTTTAGGTACTAATTTGTGGCTTTAGcctttttaaaatagatttaatgatTTGACTAACTGTTGGATTAACAAATGTACCAACTTAGGAGAAAAACTAGTTTAAGTACAACATgtgaccaaaaaaaaatctagataCCAAGATAGAAAAATAGTATTATTAAGTGCCAATTTGTGGATTAAACCTATAAAAAATACGTATTCAAATCCTAGTTCAAACAcaactctaatttttttattgttcaagcttttttttacttgtatattaaatttttttattatttctgatAATAGGTGTAGGGAAAACTTATTCcccaatatataattttttagggAGCACGTCGACACTAATAAGAGTCAAGTTTAGTATAggatttttttctattgaatTTTCTCGAGATTAAGAATGAGACAAGAAAAGAGAATGTCAACTAACTAGGGATCTTGACATGCATAAATGTTGAGCTTCACCTTATTTAGTCGACTCTGTATCTTGTTACCAATTCATGCCGAGTTTGGCTTAACATTTTGACTACTCTTtatatcttctttctttcttattatGTATTAAGCCAACTACATAAATTGATAATGAGGTTTGGAGTCAACTAAATATAGTGGAACATGACACCCATCAATtgacattcttttcttttctttttgtttcttcctATTCTCGAAAAAGTTCAATAGTTAAAAATCTTATACTAAACTCAACACCCATGAGTGCCGAGATACTCCTTcgaaaaacatattttaataaataagttttccATTgtcagaaattaaaaaaattctaatattcctATTCTCGAAAAAGTTCAATAGTTAAAAACTCTATATTAAACTCGACACCCATGAGTGTCGAGATActccttaaaaatatatatttaataaataagtttttcattttcagaaattaaaaaatctaatgTTTCTGTAAAAAAAACCAACAAGTTCGTggaatttgatttatttaactaaACACTTAACCTTTAATTTGTGATGCAAAactttagaataaaattttatttcgatataaatttaaaattatttaaatgaaaaaaaaaacatgaaagtAGGAAACTTAAGAGCtgataatattttagtttagaccaaaataaaaaggaaaaaggaaatgagTTGCGGTACGCATACTTGAGAGCTTTAGAGCTTGAGCCTTTGTCATCTTTGCGGCAAAGCCAGAGAAACCATGTTTATAGCTGTATACAATGGAATCTTCGGATGTTTCTTCGCTGCCATAGTTTTAAGCTTTTAGTGAGAAAAACCCATGTATGTGTTGGCAGTACGTTtcaatataagaaaatattagttaattgtaagtttaagtaattttggttttgaaccTCCCAAGAACAGTTACAAGCATATCATGATGGGTTCTTGTAAGAAGCTCAACATCAAGGTGCTGCCTTTTTCCCATGTAAACAATGTAAACCTGTCCAGTTTAATTTAATCAGcgtaatcaaaagaaaattaaaaaaagaaaatgaatgagaGATCCATCATGGTATTCTCATGGCAGGATTTACTAACATTTCGCTTGGAATCTGCAAGAGCTGGTAACATATAGTAATGCATGTTTAGAATCAGCAGTAAAGGAACTAAAACAAACGACATAATCATAGTGTTCTTCTGATCATGCAAAAGAaaccccatttttttttttttttttggtaatgaCAGAGAAACTAAGAAGAGATGGATGGGTTCTCGTGCTTGGAACCAATCGTTctttaaatagagaaaaaagaaaaggtggaCCTGTTCCTTGCCACAAAAGCTactttctataaaaaaaattaaaaaaaaagttagtgaATTAAAGACAAATATAGTTTAGCCCTATGCATGCCTTGTTCCACAAACAAATGTGTTTATTTGGTATGAAGGATGAGTAGTTTAGTTTAGTGGTAGGTAAATAATTGCATTAACCCTCAAATAATGGAGAATTatccatattaaaatatatgtttctATGTATATAGTCTGGAATTGTCATGCAGGTATGACTGTGTAAATGAATGCTTCCACTATTGGAAGCAAATTACTGCCTTGTTTTCTTTCAGCAGGGGGGAGGGGGGGTGCTATCAGTGCACCATTCCTACTGTTATTTTCAGATAGGAACAAGTCCCTGTTGAAGATAAAAGCATCCCACTTTCAATCCCATTTTACTGAttaatttccataaaaaaaaatgagGTGTGGTTCATCTTTAATTTGTCTTTGCTGCTATCATTGGCTGCTGCAATTATTGATATACTCTTAAAAGAGTGTAATATTCCCCCACCCCCTCTCTTCCTTTCAAATCCTGAATCGATTATCGTTCCAAATTGAGCGGCTATGATATTTTGCCATGAACCAGTCAACtgcaaactttttttttttattttagtgcaGCCACGATGGGAAGCACGCTGCCCCGACAAAAGGAACCTTCCTTCAGGTCTCTCATAGATGTTGGTGTCGTATGTTTTGTTTGTAGTGATCATTTTGCAGAAAACCAAGTAGCACTTTCTTTTCCATTATTCAGCTACCACTTCCATCATGCACTCGCGATCGCTTCGAGAAACTAGACCcttaatatacataaataaatatgtctTTATTTTGTCAATCAGCACtgtaattttctttcttcactATTGTTGAGGGCAAGTATTTGCTTTGGAGTGTCTCGCTCCCTCAACAGAAGATATTGTCCCGATGTTGGGGTTGTCTCCCGTACTCTGACGAAAGCTCAAAGGGGTTCACAGAGCTTAGGGAGTGCCTCAGTTGAAGTAGATACAACCTACAAGCTCACAGGAGAGGTGTTAGTATTTAAGCCTTGGTTGATAATTCGATCCCCCGCAGGCGCaacatgcataattaatatTTCGCACAACACTAACACCTCTCCCATGAGCTTGCAAGTCGTATTTACATCAACCGAGACACTCTTTAAACTCCGTGAACCCCTTTGGGCTCTCCTCAAAGTACGAGAGACAAGACCCCGACACAGGAACAATACCTTCAGTTGAGGGAGTCAAACACTCCAAAGTAGATACTTGCCCTCAACAAGATTGAAATTGGAGGAAATATACAAAACTTTAGTTTCCAATGATCATTTTAGTTAGTTCAGGAGCAAACACACACAGAGCAGCTTATGGACAATTGGTATGTAGAAGCATAAGTGAGGGGATGGTTCAGTTGGGTGAGTCTCTCTGGAACTCTTTATCACACCAGAAAGGAATGTCATATTTCCACTttcaaccaaaaaaacaaaagggtgCGTGAAAAGCACATGTATAGTGAGATTAAGAAACACATGGTTCCCACCAAAAAAACAGTTCTTATGTTAGGCAGAGAAGCAAGAAAATGAACATGACATTTGTCAAATGAGTTGGTAATTTACTAGGAATATTCATAATACGCAACTTTGTAAtgcttaataaaataaaagcactTAAAACGACAGAAATGTGTTCTTTGCCACTATAATATAATTGTCTAAGGACAAATCAAATCAGTTCACTAGGTTTACCACTATAAAAATTTCTTAAGTAGAAGCTTCTAACTTCTGTGATTGGCCAACTTGGTGTGAGATCACTTTTCCTCTAGTTGCCATATTTCAGTTCTCATCATCAAGGTGCAATCACAATGGCTCATTAAGATTAACAATAATTGATATTACTAACAGAAGCAAGTTTTTGATTGGGTACTATGAACAACTTACAGAAACCACTCTCAAGCATCAGTCTTGGTTCCAGTTGTTAATCATTAACCAGACTTTTTGGTTGCTCTGTTGTTGAGAACCTGTCAGCAGACTCTGATAAGAGCTTGTTGAGGGACATTCCAGTCCCTGCTGTTTTCTTCTTCACTTCATACCTGTGCTTTATCCTGTCATCAAGCTTGTAACCAAGAAAAGCAGGAAAAGTTAGTAGCTCACTAACATCTCGGCCCATCTCCTCTGTCAAATATTCCATCTTCTCTTCCAAAGAACCAGGATTGTACTGCAATATCTGAGGGTGTTTCTTGCTCATGTAAAAAATATCTTGACAAGAAAGACCATAACTCAAGAACAGCCCGATTACCTTTTGCATATTTTCACAACTTGTTCTGGTAACAGCCCCTAATGCCACTGCCAACTCTTTTGTTCTATATTCGTATCCAATCTTTACCAAAAATCCAAGTTTATGAGCAAGGTTATCTTCAAAGGAAAGGGCTACAAACAAGGGGGCTCTTGTTAAGAACTTGAAAATGTCATTAGAATTAAGTCCACATTGCTTGAGAAACTCTATTCTAGGACGCAACTTCCTCTCTTTGCTGGCACTTACCACATTCGGAAACACGAGAATAATCTTGAATATTTCCCGGTCATCAAGACCAACATATGATTTCATGAAATCCACATGACTCTCCATATGCTCCaaactataactcaaaatgGCAGGCAGTTTGCGCAACACTGTCCCGGTGGCATTTGCATCACCTCCGCTAAGCTCTTCAAGAAACCGAATTTTTGGAATCAACTGAGAATCCAAATCGTAGTTGAGAATTGCAGGACGCCTAACTATTATTTCAATGCCATGATAAGGTTTCAAGAAAGCTATGGTTCTTTCAAGTTCTTCAACAGACTTGCAACAAATGGCTTTGTTCAAGTTGGCATTGTTGAGAACATGAGCTATCTTCTCTTGGGGAACTTCATGATGGAGCAGCAGTTTAACCTTTTGAGCAAAACCAAGCAAAAATCTCGCTTCTGTTGTAATAAAAAGGCGTTCCAGTTGTGCTGCTTCAATCTTTCCTTCTAAATCATCACGCACAAAACTAATCACAGGATCAATTTCCTCAGCAATGAGTACACTTGGACATTTAATGACCAAACGATAAAGAGCAAAGCCATTGATTCCAACCGACTGTAAAGCAAGAACCCGGGCACGTATTCTGTCCAAAGAAGTTGATCTTAAAGTTGGGTTTTTGCCCAAAAGTAAATTGGTTTCCTTTTCATTTAGTCCAATTTCTCTGAACACCGAAAACAGCATACCTGCCACAAACAACACAGTTTAGTCTTGACAAAAAGAGAGAATAGTTGCAAATACGAGAAGTGTTTGACAAAATGCCTCGAAGAGAGCGAATTACAAACCTGCTTCCCACCAAAGAGAGATAGCTGTGTCGACAGAGTTACATTGGATGAGCAAACGGCTAGCCGGTTGGGGACACTTGAATGGCCTGAAATAGATAAGATTATGTGATGTCTTAGTAGCATTTATCATAGGGAACCATTCGCGTGGGCGGGCAGTTGGATTTGCATACAAAGAAACCGGGGATAATAATTTTGTTGTGGTAACAGCGTGTGAGTTTAAGAAAGTAGAAGAGGAGGAAAGACAAAAGGAATTTGTAAACATGGTAATTGCAGCAACCATATTTGGATGAGCCTCAATTCTAGCGAAGGCGGGCTTTGGTCACAAGAAGGAAGTCAAAATGGTATTGCTTCCTGAAGGTGACATCATTGCAATTCTAGTCTAGTTGGCTCACAAGATAAGCTGAACGGTAGAAATTCGAGAGCACCCTTTTATCATTTTGTGGGAAGCATTCGGCGTCTATGAATTGGAGCATATgaatcaaaacattttatctggggttaatcctttttttttcttgcctGAATGGAGAGAGCACCCTTTTATCATTTTGTGGGAAGCATTCGGCGTCTATGAATTGGAGCATATgaatcaaaacattttatctggGGTTAAtcgtttttttttcttgccTGAATGGATTTCGGATATATTATAGTTTTAACTTTCttattaaaagttaattctTTCCATTTACACGATTGTTCACCCATTAGAACTCTAATTTtacaattgtttttatattaggttttgaatttatttttctaaattaattcttaaacttaacaattatttttatactaaagtctaaattttattttttagcttttccttcAAGAAAATAGTAAAGATTAACGTGGACAAAAAAATGTTGAAGTTCTAATGTGCGGATTTTTCTTGGCTTCGACGCAACTCAAGATCAAATCAAGTTTCATCAATGCCTTTTTATAGCTTATAATCTCCCTTGATGGTAGAAATATGTATCGTTTGGGGCAATCTCTCATCATGTGTGGACCGTCGCAAAGTAAGCATTTCACTCACTCCTTATCCTTTTTCTATTTCCACATCTTGTTGGGCTTAACTTTTATTGTCTGAAGCTTACTATCTTTAGTCTTGGTCGAGTTGTCTTTTATCTCCCCCACCATTACCCTTTGGTTTGAGTTTAAGCTTGGAAGGCTCAAACTTTTTTGACTTTTTACCACCTAGCTCAACAAGCAACTCTACTACAGCCATGACTTTAATAAGTTCCTTAATCCCTTAATGTTTCAATTCTTTCTTGACCTGAGGCTTCAACCCATcgatgaaaaagaagaaagccTCTTCCTCATCCAAATTGGAAATCTGAAACGTTAGTTCATTAAACTTCTTCACATACTCTCTAACCGTGCCTTGTTGCGAAAGCTGACGTAACTTATCCCGAACTTTTTTCTCAGCATATTGTAGGTAAAAATGTCCCTTGAACTCTTTTTGTGGACCTAAGACGTCACCATAAAATAGAGACATCAATAAAATACATGGATGCAATATTTACCTTAGTAGCATCACTCTTGATTCCTAAAGCATGAAAGTATTGCTCCATTTGTCATAAGAAGTTCTCCACATCCCTCGCGGACTTTTCTCTTTTGAAACATCTATCTGATGGTTCAGTGTTGTAACCAAAACCCATTTTTCCCACGGCAGCTCTACAAACAATGAGCTCTCCCTTAAGCTCCTCAATTTGTTCCTTCAAAGCCATCAACACTGATTCGAGAGCATCATCCCACTCTGTCAGCTTACCTAAAGTGGAATTGAAAGCCACTCGCATATCTTCTATGTTGCTATTGAGAGTATCCAACACTTGTCCCTTGAGTTGATACTTCCCTAAGTCCAACCCTGTAGTGCGTCCCTCAACTACCTCGAGGCTTTCCTTCATCTCACCTACAAAACCCTCGAGTTTGGCAATCCTGCCTTCTAAAGTCAATAACATATCCCTCGATTTGTTAGCTTTCTTAGACCTCTCAGGGTTTCCATTGGGACATTCTACTCTCTAACTTCTTTCGTCATCTCAACTCAGCACCTTACAAACCTTGGCTCCTGATATCAACTGTTTCGGATTAGAACTTTAGTTTGGAAAACCGTACGGCCTTAGGCCATAACTTTGCTTCAAATCCGCCAAAGTCAGCTTAACTTTCAAAAGTTGAGAATTCTCTGAGGCACCAAAAATTAGCAGAAGCAAACTCAAAAACAAAGAAGCAACAAACGAACGGAAAATGACACAAGAGAGtaatgcacacaaagtgtttaattattcaataatgAAGTGATTGCAAATGAGGAGGgaacctctatttatagttgagctccccacAATCCAATGatacattttaaattacatCAACAGTTGAGATTAAAATCTATCTACAATATAAAAGCCATAAGGGATTTAAACAATAGACATTCTTATCCTTTAGGATTATAATATTTACCGAAGTAAAATACGAGTTAcaagaatgtttacatttttaCTAGGCTTCAAGTATATGGGCCTTATGTAACATCCATTGGCCTGTCAATAAGACTTGGCGTACATCATTCAACCAGACATACCGCCCAACGGACTAGGGTGTTATTGACGAATTCAAAAATTCTTTGGTTTTACTTAAATCTTTGAGAAAACAATTATTAAGGTTCCCTTTTTAGTTacaaaccatttttttttctaaattggcAATGCATCTTTAAAGGACAAAACAATAGGGGTTATAAGAGTTAGCCTATTAATCATTCACTCCTAATTAATAGcgattatatataaaagaggtCATAAGCTGCAAATCGAGAAAGCTTGGCTTACACTTCTATAATAAAGGTAAATTCTCTTTCAAAAATGGAATAATATAGACGGCAAGGTGaattacaaaatttgtttaCAAATAGATTTATGCACGTAGCTTTGTcgcgtgtgaatatgatatgtgaattgtgcaagtatacatgtcgGATCAAGTACTAAAGTGATAAGTGaaatcgtctccacagggatcagATTAGGTATACaaatggtcaagttattataacaAAGTTAGATTAATGTTATAGCAAAATAATGATAAGAATGCAATggtaaacaaaagaaatattaatgTGAACAAAATGTGTAACTGATGAATAATTGAGAATGCCATGACAATGGAAGAGTAGAAATGCAATGGCAATTtcgaaaatgattatatgaataatatgtaactaaacaaataaacaac
The sequence above is a segment of the Gossypium raimondii isolate GPD5lz chromosome 4, ASM2569854v1, whole genome shotgun sequence genome. Coding sequences within it:
- the LOC105780680 gene encoding transcription termination factor MTERF8, chloroplastic; protein product: MVAAITMFTNSFCLSSSSTFLNSHAVTTTKLLSPVSLYANPTARPREWFPMINATKTSHNLIYFRPFKCPQPASRLLIQCNSVDTAISLWWEAGMLFSVFREIGLNEKETNLLLGKNPTLRSTSLDRIRARVLALQSVGINGFALYRLVIKCPSVLIAEEIDPVISFVRDDLEGKIEAAQLERLFITTEARFLLGFAQKVKLLLHHEVPQEKIAHVLNNANLNKAICCKSVEELERTIAFLKPYHGIEIIVRRPAILNYDLDSQLIPKIRFLEELSGGDANATGTVLRKLPAILSYSLEHMESHVDFMKSYVGLDDREIFKIILVFPNVVSASKERKLRPRIEFLKQCGLNSNDIFKFLTRAPLFVALSFEDNLAHKLGFLVKIGYEYRTKELAVALGAVTRTSCENMQKVIGLFLSYGLSCQDIFYMSKKHPQILQYNPGSLEEKMEYLTEEMGRDVSELLTFPAFLGYKLDDRIKHRYEVKKKTAGTGMSLNKLLSESADRFSTTEQPKSLVND